The following proteins are co-located in the Bubalus bubalis isolate 160015118507 breed Murrah chromosome 23, NDDB_SH_1, whole genome shotgun sequence genome:
- the UBE2D1 gene encoding ubiquitin-conjugating enzyme E2 D1 isoform X5: MALKRIQKELSDLQRDPPAHCSAGPVGDDLFHWQATIMGPIAFTTKIYHPNINSNGSICLDILRSQWSPALTVSKVLLSICSLLCDPNPDDPLVPDIAQIYKSDKEKYNRHAREWTQKYAM; encoded by the exons gAGTTAAGTGATCTACAACGTGACCCACCTGCTCACTGTTCAGCTGGACCTGTGGGAGATGACT TGTTCCACTGGCAAGCAACTATTATGGGGCCT atTGCTTTCACAACAAAAATTTACCATCCAAACATAAACAGTAATGGAAGTATTTGTCTTGATATCCTGAGGTCACAGTGGTCACCAGCTCTGACTGTGTCAAAAG TTTTATTGTCCATATGTTCTCTGCTTTGTGACCCTAATCCAGATGATCCCTTAGTACCAGATATTGCTCAAATctataaatcagacaaagaaaa ATACAACAGACACGCAAGAGAATGGACTCAGAAATATGCAATGTAA
- the UBE2D1 gene encoding ubiquitin-conjugating enzyme E2 D1 isoform X2: protein MALKRIQKELSDLQRDPPAHCSAGPVGDDLFHWQATIMGPPDSAYQGGVFFLTVHFPTDYPFKPPKIAFTTKIYHPNINSNGSICLDILRSQWSPALTVSKVLLSICSLLCDPNPDDPLVPDIAQIYKSDKEKYNRHAREWTQKYAM from the exons gAGTTAAGTGATCTACAACGTGACCCACCTGCTCACTGTTCAGCTGGACCTGTGGGAGATGACT TGTTCCACTGGCAAGCAACTATTATGGGGCCT CCTGATAGCGCATATCAAGGTGGAGTCTTCTTTCTCACTGTACATTTTCCGACAGACTATCCTTTTAAACCACcaaag atTGCTTTCACAACAAAAATTTACCATCCAAACATAAACAGTAATGGAAGTATTTGTCTTGATATCCTGAGGTCACAGTGGTCACCAGCTCTGACTGTGTCAAAAG TTTTATTGTCCATATGTTCTCTGCTTTGTGACCCTAATCCAGATGATCCCTTAGTACCAGATATTGCTCAAATctataaatcagacaaagaaaa ATACAACAGACACGCAAGAGAATGGACTCAGAAATATGCAATGTAA
- the UBE2D1 gene encoding ubiquitin-conjugating enzyme E2 D1 isoform X1 — protein sequence MGPEMPAGPAGTRQELSDLQRDPPAHCSAGPVGDDLFHWQATIMGPPDSAYQGGVFFLTVHFPTDYPFKPPKIAFTTKIYHPNINSNGSICLDILRSQWSPALTVSKVLLSICSLLCDPNPDDPLVPDIAQIYKSDKEKYNRHAREWTQKYAM from the exons gAGTTAAGTGATCTACAACGTGACCCACCTGCTCACTGTTCAGCTGGACCTGTGGGAGATGACT TGTTCCACTGGCAAGCAACTATTATGGGGCCT CCTGATAGCGCATATCAAGGTGGAGTCTTCTTTCTCACTGTACATTTTCCGACAGACTATCCTTTTAAACCACcaaag atTGCTTTCACAACAAAAATTTACCATCCAAACATAAACAGTAATGGAAGTATTTGTCTTGATATCCTGAGGTCACAGTGGTCACCAGCTCTGACTGTGTCAAAAG TTTTATTGTCCATATGTTCTCTGCTTTGTGACCCTAATCCAGATGATCCCTTAGTACCAGATATTGCTCAAATctataaatcagacaaagaaaa ATACAACAGACACGCAAGAGAATGGACTCAGAAATATGCAATGTAA
- the UBE2D1 gene encoding ubiquitin-conjugating enzyme E2 D1 isoform X3 — translation MGPEMPAGPAGTRQELSDLQRDPPAHCSAGPVGDDLFHWQATIMGPPDSAYQGGVFFLTVHFPTDYPFKPPKIAFTTKIYHPNINSNGSICLDILRSQWSPALTVSKVLLSICSLLCDPNPDDPLVPDIAQIYKSDKEKKRSYP, via the exons gAGTTAAGTGATCTACAACGTGACCCACCTGCTCACTGTTCAGCTGGACCTGTGGGAGATGACT TGTTCCACTGGCAAGCAACTATTATGGGGCCT CCTGATAGCGCATATCAAGGTGGAGTCTTCTTTCTCACTGTACATTTTCCGACAGACTATCCTTTTAAACCACcaaag atTGCTTTCACAACAAAAATTTACCATCCAAACATAAACAGTAATGGAAGTATTTGTCTTGATATCCTGAGGTCACAGTGGTCACCAGCTCTGACTGTGTCAAAAG TTTTATTGTCCATATGTTCTCTGCTTTGTGACCCTAATCCAGATGATCCCTTAGTACCAGATATTGCTCAAATctataaatcagacaaagaaaa GAAGAGAAGTTATCCCTAA